A genomic segment from Nitrospira lenta encodes:
- a CDS encoding HD-GYP domain-containing protein: protein MSGTKQISIDQLIPGMFIVEMDIPWYRTPFLFHKRLIRDHETIGVMKQHGVQHVTIDTTKGLDVQAQAPTPSPLPETSADAEHASPPDNTPSEDSSSVPPDGSALQIAAVYGEAQEAVERIFADLERGVPPTPAATKVIVGGVISQVMQDRSALLLHSTFLKLKQFDRSLGAHALDTAILSLVVAVESGVDRALYEHLGTGALLHDAGYVRLPRNLVRKRDECTESEQRLLEQHTQLGLLVLGERSGFHQEVCRILAEHHERCDGSGYPRKMKAADISALAQIVGIVDLYDKMVSRRGGRPAMIPHDAVRQLFLVGERGQYPKPLVEAVIRSIGVYPVGSLVRLNTGEQAVVVGVNPEQRLKPQVKITGGPHGEFYSNPEQIDLSLPSQDKVSRTVLRVLDPAQERVNIAMYLGDVAERAA from the coding sequence ATGAGCGGGACAAAGCAGATATCCATTGATCAACTCATACCGGGGATGTTCATCGTCGAGATGGATATTCCTTGGTATCGCACACCCTTCCTCTTCCATAAACGCCTGATTCGTGACCACGAAACAATCGGTGTAATGAAACAGCATGGCGTCCAACACGTCACCATTGATACGACCAAAGGACTGGATGTGCAGGCGCAGGCACCCACGCCCTCCCCTCTGCCGGAGACATCAGCCGATGCGGAGCATGCCAGCCCTCCTGACAATACGCCATCGGAAGACTCCAGCTCAGTCCCTCCGGACGGCAGTGCGCTGCAGATTGCCGCCGTGTATGGGGAAGCACAAGAAGCCGTGGAACGCATCTTTGCCGATTTGGAACGCGGCGTTCCGCCGACTCCAGCTGCGACCAAGGTCATTGTGGGAGGGGTGATCAGCCAGGTCATGCAGGACCGCAGCGCCCTGTTGTTGCACAGTACCTTTCTCAAACTGAAACAGTTCGATCGTTCGCTGGGCGCCCATGCGCTGGATACGGCTATTTTATCGCTGGTCGTGGCAGTCGAGAGCGGCGTCGATCGGGCTCTCTATGAGCACTTGGGGACGGGAGCGCTCTTGCATGATGCCGGATACGTCCGCCTCCCCCGCAATCTGGTTCGTAAGCGAGATGAGTGCACTGAGTCGGAACAGCGGCTCTTGGAGCAGCACACCCAATTGGGCCTCCTTGTGCTCGGAGAGCGATCCGGCTTTCACCAGGAGGTGTGCCGCATTCTTGCAGAGCATCACGAGCGTTGCGATGGAAGCGGCTATCCGCGGAAGATGAAAGCCGCAGACATCTCGGCCCTGGCCCAAATCGTCGGGATAGTCGATCTCTATGACAAGATGGTCAGCCGTCGCGGCGGCCGGCCGGCGATGATCCCTCACGATGCGGTCCGCCAATTGTTTCTGGTCGGGGAACGCGGACAGTATCCCAAACCCTTAGTTGAGGCGGTGATTCGAAGTATCGGCGTATATCCGGTCGGAAGCCTCGTGCGTTTGAATACCGGCGAGCAAGCGGTGGTCGTTGGAGTGAATCCGGAACAGCGATTGAAACCGCAAGTGAAGATTACCGGCGGGCCGCACGGAGAGTTCTACTCCAATCCCGAACAAATCGACCTGTCTCTCCCTTCGCAGGATAAGGTCTCGCGGACGGTCTTGCGCGTGCTGGACCCTGCCCAGGAGCGCGTCAATATTGCCATGTACCTGGGTGATGTCGCGGAGCGGGCGGCCTAA
- a CDS encoding hybrid sensor histidine kinase/response regulator: MKPLPQRRRPASTRPTKKRSLQSYEGLLDGLPIGVILVSPDGDISAMNAEGARLCGGVAAAPIGASFPELWERLTGLSAGATKALLQGVHREKQPRQPAQVSIRQGRGPAIPVEWTCQPVSFDQHTGVSISLHDTSREQELTHDRNRLASIADESPYPILELDGQASLIYANPVMSALLTRFGYGPDGFPHVVPQGLPDLVRRCLDSNAPIQEIASRLPDACYAWVFCPVKTDRHVRGYAVDLTEAQRAKEALHASAEELIAQNLRLDRALQEAQAATKIKAAFLATVSHELRTPMNGVIGMTNLLLDTTLAPEQRSYAETIRQCGEALLQLINDVLECSKIEAGKLELESIDFNLRTTVEDVLKSFAERAEAKGLELTCLIHAAVPTGLRGDPGRLRQVLTNLLGNAIKFTEHGDVTLQVYLEEETEGDALLRFDVTDSGIGISEDTQRKLFQPFVQADSSMSRRYGGTGLGLSISKQLIELMGGQIGVKSAPERGSTFWCTARFPKQSSSVLAILPLADLQGHRVLIVDDNESNRLILHHLVSGWGMQDVLAEDAASALARIEDAAQRGTPFDCAIVDIVMPGKDGLQLAAELQRLPSAATLRIVVMTSLLQRGHAERARKVGAKGYLTKPVRHDELRDCLRTVLGMAPASAETPQADEAVPRLVTRHTLAELSTRRRVLVVEDNSVNQKLAVRMLEKLGYRPDLVENGQEALTALDAGGYDAVLMDCQMPIMDGFEATAAIRRQEAAGKRYSSAGHLPIIAVTANAMQGDRERCLASGMDAYLAKPIKLEDLRVTLARWIQSPASAESDKNAVQSAGPLSEGRAIFDPSQMLQNIGGDQDLLLQLVDLFLERQADMMSQIRQALSLGDAVTVERAAHTLKGTAGNLCAPEVVLAAGRLEAVGRLGTLHDAPAVYAHLEMEMLRLLRVLEEYRGRSGGLAQAAA, from the coding sequence ATGAAGCCACTTCCCCAACGGCGGCGGCCGGCGTCGACTCGGCCGACCAAGAAGAGGTCACTGCAGTCATACGAAGGGCTTTTGGACGGACTGCCGATCGGCGTCATCCTGGTGAGCCCGGATGGGGACATCTCGGCCATGAATGCCGAAGGCGCTCGTTTGTGCGGCGGAGTTGCCGCAGCTCCGATCGGGGCTTCATTTCCTGAATTGTGGGAGCGGTTGACGGGGCTGAGTGCCGGCGCCACCAAAGCTCTCCTTCAGGGGGTCCATCGCGAGAAACAACCCCGGCAGCCGGCTCAGGTGTCCATACGGCAAGGCCGAGGCCCTGCGATTCCTGTCGAGTGGACGTGTCAGCCGGTCAGTTTTGATCAACACACCGGAGTCTCCATTAGTCTTCACGATACCTCGCGAGAGCAGGAACTCACGCACGATCGCAATCGGCTCGCTTCCATTGCCGACGAGAGTCCCTACCCGATTCTTGAGCTCGACGGTCAGGCCAGCCTGATCTATGCCAATCCGGTGATGAGCGCCCTGTTGACGCGATTCGGCTATGGACCTGACGGATTCCCTCACGTCGTGCCGCAGGGCTTGCCGGATCTGGTGCGGCGCTGTTTGGATTCGAATGCGCCCATCCAGGAGATCGCCTCCCGCCTCCCCGACGCCTGTTATGCCTGGGTCTTTTGTCCTGTGAAGACGGATCGCCATGTCCGCGGGTATGCCGTGGACTTGACGGAAGCACAGCGCGCCAAAGAGGCGCTCCACGCCTCGGCTGAGGAATTGATCGCGCAAAACCTGCGATTGGATCGGGCTCTGCAAGAAGCGCAGGCCGCCACGAAAATCAAAGCGGCGTTCCTCGCCACCGTCAGTCACGAATTACGCACCCCCATGAATGGGGTCATTGGAATGACCAACTTGTTACTGGATACCACGCTGGCTCCGGAACAGCGTTCGTATGCCGAGACCATTCGTCAGTGCGGGGAAGCACTGCTGCAATTGATCAACGATGTCCTGGAGTGCAGCAAGATCGAAGCGGGTAAGCTCGAGTTGGAATCGATCGACTTCAATCTTCGCACGACGGTGGAAGATGTGCTCAAATCGTTCGCTGAGCGGGCCGAGGCCAAGGGGTTGGAGCTGACCTGCCTCATACATGCGGCCGTGCCGACCGGATTGCGAGGCGATCCAGGCCGGCTCCGCCAGGTCCTGACCAATCTTCTCGGCAATGCGATTAAGTTTACCGAGCATGGCGATGTCACCCTCCAGGTGTATCTCGAAGAGGAGACCGAGGGGGATGCCCTGCTCCGATTTGACGTGACGGACAGCGGCATCGGGATCAGCGAAGACACGCAACGCAAGTTGTTTCAACCCTTTGTCCAAGCCGATTCGTCTATGAGCCGGCGATATGGAGGAACGGGACTGGGCTTGTCGATCTCCAAGCAGTTGATTGAATTGATGGGTGGGCAGATCGGCGTAAAAAGCGCGCCGGAGCGCGGCAGCACCTTCTGGTGTACGGCCCGTTTCCCGAAGCAGTCCTCGTCGGTCTTGGCGATTCTTCCCCTGGCGGACCTGCAAGGTCACCGCGTCCTTATCGTGGATGACAATGAATCCAACCGGCTCATCTTGCATCATCTAGTCTCCGGCTGGGGCATGCAGGATGTGTTGGCGGAGGACGCGGCCAGCGCCCTGGCGCGGATCGAGGACGCGGCTCAGCGCGGCACCCCATTCGATTGCGCCATTGTGGATATCGTGATGCCGGGTAAAGACGGGCTTCAATTAGCGGCTGAACTTCAGCGATTGCCCAGCGCCGCCACGCTGCGGATTGTCGTCATGACCTCGCTCTTGCAACGGGGGCATGCCGAGCGCGCGCGTAAGGTCGGGGCGAAGGGCTATCTCACGAAACCCGTCCGGCATGATGAATTGCGGGATTGTCTGCGCACGGTGCTCGGGATGGCCCCCGCGTCCGCTGAGACGCCCCAGGCCGATGAGGCCGTGCCTCGGTTAGTCACGCGGCATACGCTGGCGGAGCTTTCCACGCGCCGACGGGTCCTAGTCGTTGAAGACAACAGCGTCAATCAAAAGCTCGCTGTGCGAATGCTGGAGAAGCTCGGCTACCGTCCCGATCTGGTCGAGAACGGGCAAGAAGCATTAACGGCGCTCGACGCGGGAGGGTATGACGCCGTCCTCATGGATTGCCAGATGCCGATCATGGATGGATTCGAGGCGACTGCGGCAATTCGCCGGCAGGAAGCAGCCGGTAAACGCTATAGCAGCGCCGGTCATTTGCCGATCATCGCCGTGACGGCCAATGCGATGCAAGGCGATCGTGAGCGGTGCCTGGCCTCCGGCATGGATGCCTATCTTGCGAAACCGATCAAGCTGGAAGATCTGCGTGTGACACTGGCGCGATGGATCCAGTCTCCGGCCTCAGCTGAGTCGGATAAGAACGCGGTACAGAGCGCCGGTCCGCTGTCTGAAGGACGGGCCATCTTTGATCCCTCTCAAATGCTCCAGAATATTGGAGGCGATCAGGATCTCTTGCTCCAACTTGTGGATCTCTTCCTTGAACGTCAGGCCGACATGATGAGCCAGATCCGGCAAGCGCTGTCTCTTGGGGATGCCGTGACGGTCGAGCGTGCGGCTCACACACTCAAAGGCACCGCCGGCAATCTCTGCGCTCCGGAAGTGGTATTGGCCGCCGGGCGGTTAGAAGCCGTCGGCCGGCTAGGGACACTGCATGATGCTCCCGCCGTCTATGCGCACCTCGAAATGGAAATGCTGCGACTGTTGCGTGTGCTCGAAGAGTACCGTGGCCGGAGCGGAGGCCTCGCGCAGGCCGCGGCCTGA
- the fliW gene encoding flagellar assembly protein FliW produces MMQCRSTRFGTCDVRPDAVLTFPNGILGFPDCRRYVILDHDTDAPFKWLQSLDEPGLAFVILDPATFHSGYDVQLPHEALVEVDGKDDDELILSVLLTIPSNDPTGITANLRGPLLMNPRTKLCKQLILSDSYPTRFPLFSHKPSTETGASTKPAASAVCSV; encoded by the coding sequence ATGATGCAATGTCGTTCGACCCGTTTCGGTACCTGTGACGTTCGCCCAGACGCCGTTCTGACGTTTCCGAACGGCATTCTTGGATTTCCCGACTGCCGCCGCTACGTCATTCTCGATCACGATACGGACGCGCCGTTCAAATGGTTACAGTCACTGGACGAACCGGGCTTGGCCTTTGTGATTCTCGACCCGGCCACATTCCATTCTGGCTATGATGTCCAGCTTCCCCATGAAGCGCTCGTTGAGGTGGACGGCAAGGATGACGACGAATTGATCCTGTCCGTGCTGCTCACCATTCCATCCAACGACCCGACCGGCATCACGGCAAATCTGCGTGGGCCGCTGCTGATGAACCCGCGCACCAAGCTTTGTAAACAACTGATCCTCTCCGACAGCTATCCCACTCGCTTCCCGCTGTTCTCACACAAGCCCTCCACTGAGACGGGCGCCTCTACTAAGCCGGCTGCCTCGGCCGTCTGTTCCGTCTGA
- a CDS encoding flagellar brake protein, producing the protein MNAVTTLQATPASFLTVGLSLKLSFTLNGQKGMYGSTLLGWKDHAWLVCEWPLQAGHGTEIPQGTPCTVSYLHDGKLVGYRTEIRDRLSAPVPLLFLAFPQTVEEMHLRKHARVSSCEPIVLARMDSVTAIVGGLLQNLSIGGCSVIVPQAPAWLRAGTSLRLEFELAGLGHVTNLTGLVKSSEATEAGCILGIAFRFQDMEYIEYRGWGGSVHQAIEQWTAQKATDSFPPQ; encoded by the coding sequence ATGAATGCAGTGACCACACTACAGGCGACGCCGGCATCCTTCCTCACGGTCGGCCTTTCCCTCAAACTCTCCTTCACCCTCAACGGGCAGAAGGGGATGTATGGATCAACGCTTCTGGGGTGGAAAGACCATGCCTGGCTGGTCTGTGAATGGCCGTTGCAAGCTGGCCATGGGACGGAGATTCCGCAAGGAACGCCCTGTACGGTCAGCTATCTCCATGACGGAAAGCTGGTCGGGTATCGAACTGAAATTCGCGACAGGTTGAGTGCGCCGGTGCCGCTCCTCTTTCTTGCATTTCCCCAAACCGTGGAAGAAATGCACTTGCGCAAACATGCTCGCGTATCTTCCTGTGAGCCCATTGTGCTTGCACGGATGGACAGCGTCACGGCGATCGTCGGCGGGCTGCTTCAAAATCTGAGCATCGGCGGCTGTAGCGTGATCGTTCCGCAGGCGCCGGCCTGGCTTCGGGCAGGAACCTCCCTACGGCTGGAATTCGAACTGGCCGGGCTCGGTCACGTCACAAATTTGACGGGTCTTGTCAAAAGTTCCGAGGCCACGGAGGCCGGCTGCATACTCGGCATCGCCTTTCGTTTTCAGGACATGGAATATATCGAATACCGCGGATGGGGCGGCTCCGTTCATCAGGCCATCGAACAGTGGACCGCGCAGAAAGCAACCGATTCGTTTCCACCCCAATAG
- the csrA gene encoding carbon storage regulator CsrA, with protein MLVLTRRRGEGVTIGPDIRVIVLGMKGGQVRLGIEAPHTIEVHRDEVYARIQDENHLASRTQVIPLDAFRHLAPSKRRSAP; from the coding sequence ATGCTGGTCCTGACACGAAGACGCGGTGAAGGTGTGACCATCGGTCCGGATATCCGGGTCATTGTCCTCGGAATGAAAGGCGGCCAGGTTCGCCTGGGCATTGAAGCGCCACACACCATTGAGGTGCATCGCGATGAAGTCTATGCGCGGATTCAAGACGAGAATCACTTGGCGTCACGAACGCAAGTCATTCCACTCGACGCCTTTCGACACCTCGCACCGTCGAAACGACGGAGCGCGCCATAA
- a CDS encoding DegT/DnrJ/EryC1/StrS family aminotransferase — MEGRDSVQQTMNPRWCLAYDTIDRQDINRLVEWLQTYPRLTKGPITVDFESRWSHWLGASHSVFCNSGSSANLLMYYALQASGRLKNKKVIVPSVGWVTSIAPAIQFGFEPIMCEADPDTFGLDLNHLEALVKQHQPQTVMLVQVLGVPHKMREMMALKERYGFILLEDACAAIGASYEGRKVGSFGDMASFSFYFGHQMSTIEGGMVSTNDKGLADLLLMLRSHGWSKDLDTATHRALVTQHQIDDFHSPFVFYEPGFNLRSTDLNAFIGIGQVEKLDWMTEQRRANHARYLDRLSSSFYVQRPPKNSQVASISVGLLAESRQQRQRIVQALVARGIETRIFSAGNLGLHPFWANRYGSTSFPVADRIHHCGFFLPNHAALTSDDVAAISQVVLEAA, encoded by the coding sequence ATGGAAGGCCGTGATTCAGTACAGCAGACAATGAACCCGCGATGGTGTCTTGCCTATGACACGATCGATCGCCAGGACATCAATCGATTGGTGGAATGGTTGCAGACCTATCCTCGCTTGACGAAAGGCCCGATCACCGTCGATTTCGAATCGCGCTGGTCACACTGGCTGGGAGCTTCCCACTCCGTCTTTTGCAATTCCGGATCGTCGGCCAACTTGCTGATGTATTACGCGCTTCAGGCGTCCGGACGCCTGAAGAATAAGAAAGTCATTGTGCCGAGTGTGGGCTGGGTGACGTCGATCGCGCCGGCCATTCAATTCGGCTTTGAACCCATCATGTGTGAAGCCGACCCGGATACATTCGGGCTGGATCTGAATCACCTCGAAGCGCTCGTGAAGCAGCATCAACCTCAGACGGTCATGCTCGTTCAGGTCTTGGGCGTCCCGCATAAGATGCGGGAGATGATGGCCCTGAAAGAGCGCTATGGATTCATCTTATTGGAAGACGCGTGCGCCGCAATCGGGGCGAGCTATGAAGGGCGCAAAGTCGGCTCATTCGGAGATATGGCCAGCTTCTCCTTCTATTTCGGCCATCAGATGTCGACGATCGAAGGCGGCATGGTCTCCACGAACGACAAAGGCCTCGCGGATCTCCTGCTGATGCTCCGGAGCCACGGCTGGAGCAAGGATCTGGATACCGCGACCCATCGTGCACTGGTCACTCAACACCAGATCGATGACTTCCACTCTCCCTTCGTCTTCTACGAACCGGGCTTTAATCTCCGATCGACCGATCTGAATGCCTTCATTGGAATTGGGCAAGTGGAGAAGCTGGATTGGATGACGGAACAGCGCCGGGCAAATCATGCACGGTATCTGGATCGCCTGAGTTCCAGCTTCTATGTTCAACGTCCCCCGAAGAACAGCCAAGTTGCCAGCATTTCGGTCGGCTTGTTAGCGGAATCGCGCCAACAGCGCCAGCGGATCGTTCAGGCACTCGTGGCGCGTGGGATTGAAACCCGCATTTTCTCTGCCGGCAACCTGGGGCTCCATCCATTCTGGGCAAACCGGTATGGCAGCACGAGTTTCCCGGTGGCCGATCGCATTCACCACTGCGGATTTTTTCTGCCCAATCACGCAGCGCTGACATCGGACGATGTCGCCGCGATTTCGCAGGTCGTCCTGGAGGCCGCATGA
- a CDS encoding flagellin has product MRVTEQQTFGVLVHNLERSRARSLDLQQQVSTGKKVRKPSDDPSAFNHISLDKASVASIEQRLRNISFGRTRLDLSDKLLNSTTDTLSRVQELAVQFASDTNGPAERVIGSREVRQLYSLVQQYANAELNGQAVFTGTSTHGRTTGLAITTPVTLTNGTNDSLVVSVDGVTSGTIDLTAATGSLTGAQLAARVQTQINADTALTAAGKHVTVTFDTDHLVIASDLHGSDSTVTVTGGTSRATLGLVGGSRTTGDKPFALTATTSPGSTNTGGAVVNQGTVVDDNLVTLDDYVIRFSSATQYDVFDVTVPVNVTKNGANTGGAFSADAAIIGPANLTLNAYAIQFTSSTQYNVVNTTTSATVSSGNTYVSGNAIEFDGLRVVLNNGDRGGPQSGDAFAVSLAPRTVLANQTYSTGSDISFDGLRLQLSTGSGAPATGDRFAVVTGLQYQGDAGVHQVEVGNNQVVPTNVSGDRVFSGPNIDLFDSIKTLVTSLRTNYRGGIRDTIGDVGTGLSQAGAVLGEVGALSNRLTGSAGRLDEFKTFFTQTLSETEDVDLAKAISDLTLQQYAIEAASRTLNQLFGNSLLKYLS; this is encoded by the coding sequence ATGCGCGTCACTGAGCAACAAACCTTCGGCGTATTGGTCCACAACCTGGAACGGTCCCGCGCGCGCTCCCTGGACCTGCAACAGCAGGTCTCAACGGGGAAGAAAGTCCGCAAGCCGTCCGACGATCCCAGCGCCTTCAACCATATCAGCCTCGATAAAGCATCGGTCGCCTCGATCGAGCAACGCTTGCGCAATATTTCCTTCGGCAGGACTCGCCTCGATCTGAGCGACAAGCTCCTCAACAGCACGACGGATACCCTCAGCCGCGTGCAAGAGCTCGCCGTCCAGTTCGCCAGCGATACGAACGGTCCGGCTGAACGCGTCATCGGATCCCGCGAAGTCCGCCAACTCTATTCGCTGGTCCAACAATATGCCAATGCCGAGTTGAATGGACAGGCCGTCTTTACCGGCACCAGCACCCACGGCCGGACGACGGGGCTTGCGATTACCACACCGGTCACGCTGACCAACGGCACCAATGATAGTCTCGTCGTCTCAGTCGATGGAGTGACCTCCGGCACGATCGATCTGACCGCGGCGACCGGAAGTTTGACCGGCGCACAGCTTGCCGCGCGGGTGCAGACTCAGATCAACGCCGATACCGCACTCACCGCAGCCGGCAAACATGTGACCGTCACGTTCGACACGGATCATCTTGTCATTGCGTCCGATTTGCATGGGTCGGATTCAACCGTCACGGTGACCGGAGGCACCTCTCGCGCCACATTGGGACTGGTAGGGGGGAGCCGGACCACCGGAGATAAGCCCTTTGCCCTCACGGCCACCACCAGCCCGGGATCGACCAACACCGGCGGCGCAGTGGTCAACCAGGGGACCGTCGTTGACGACAATCTTGTCACCCTGGACGATTACGTGATCCGGTTTTCATCGGCAACGCAGTACGATGTCTTTGATGTGACGGTGCCTGTGAATGTCACGAAGAACGGCGCCAATACCGGCGGGGCCTTCTCGGCTGATGCCGCGATTATTGGACCGGCCAATCTGACCCTCAATGCCTATGCAATCCAGTTCACGTCGAGTACGCAATATAACGTCGTGAACACCACGACGAGCGCCACGGTGTCTTCTGGAAACACCTACGTGTCCGGCAACGCCATTGAGTTTGACGGGCTCCGGGTCGTCCTCAATAACGGCGATCGCGGCGGACCGCAAAGCGGTGATGCCTTTGCGGTGAGCCTCGCTCCGCGCACGGTGCTGGCCAATCAAACCTACAGCACCGGGAGCGATATCAGTTTCGACGGACTTCGGCTGCAACTCTCCACGGGCAGCGGCGCTCCGGCGACGGGCGACCGGTTTGCCGTGGTGACAGGGTTACAATATCAAGGCGATGCCGGCGTTCATCAGGTAGAGGTCGGCAACAATCAAGTGGTGCCGACGAACGTCTCCGGAGATCGCGTGTTTAGCGGCCCCAATATCGACCTATTTGATTCGATCAAGACCCTCGTGACCTCGCTCAGGACCAACTACCGCGGGGGCATTCGCGACACGATCGGAGATGTCGGCACTGGACTCAGCCAAGCCGGCGCCGTCCTGGGAGAAGTCGGAGCCCTCTCCAATCGGTTGACCGGCAGCGCCGGCCGTCTGGATGAATTTAAAACCTTCTTTACGCAAACTCTGTCGGAAACTGAGGACGTGGATCTGGCCAAAGCGATTTCCGATTTAACCTTGCAGCAATACGCGATCGAAGCCGCGAGTCGTACGCTGAATCAACTGTTCGGCAATTCCCTCTTGAAATATCTTTCATAG
- a CDS encoding HD-GYP domain-containing protein, protein MATRIHISQLRPGMRIEKLDCSWFSTPFFRHRMAVTSMEQVEQLKACGVETLDIAGELEADAPAPEEKVQEPVTASDPAPAPPANPDGTAIPFEEELPAAKVVYAAAKTVIEEAMLDVRMGRDINMDAVNQVVSEMADSVLRNPDALTSLSRLKHFDEYTFFHSVNTSLLALSLGRNLGIDETRLHQLGVGTLLHDIGKTKVPLEILNKPGKYEAHEFEIMKQHVMRGAEVLSGTTGLTDHYLKPALEHHERVDGTGYPYQLRKGELSQFGMIAAVVDIYDAITSERCYHKAKPAHEALQFLYLISQKGHLEHTLVQRFIQIVGVYPVGSVVRLNTGEIAVVGRINRNTPLEPVVIVVKSAGNTMMSYPETVDLAHTDGAPRRSIVAVTDPTSTGINPTVYLDQEPS, encoded by the coding sequence ATGGCGACACGCATTCACATCTCCCAGCTTCGTCCCGGCATGCGCATCGAGAAACTCGATTGCTCCTGGTTTTCGACGCCGTTTTTCCGGCACCGCATGGCGGTGACATCGATGGAGCAGGTAGAGCAGCTCAAGGCCTGCGGAGTGGAAACCCTCGACATTGCAGGAGAGCTTGAAGCGGACGCTCCGGCACCGGAAGAGAAGGTACAAGAGCCTGTGACCGCTAGTGATCCCGCTCCGGCTCCCCCCGCGAATCCTGACGGCACCGCGATTCCATTCGAAGAAGAACTACCGGCCGCCAAGGTCGTCTACGCCGCAGCGAAGACTGTCATCGAAGAAGCGATGCTCGACGTTCGCATGGGCCGCGACATCAACATGGATGCGGTCAATCAGGTGGTCTCGGAGATGGCCGACAGCGTTCTCCGCAATCCCGATGCCCTCACGAGCCTCTCGCGGTTAAAGCACTTTGACGAGTACACGTTCTTTCACTCCGTCAACACCTCGCTGCTGGCCTTATCGCTTGGGCGCAATCTGGGCATCGACGAAACACGCTTGCATCAACTCGGGGTCGGCACCTTGCTCCATGATATCGGGAAGACCAAAGTCCCATTGGAGATTTTGAATAAGCCGGGCAAATACGAAGCGCATGAATTTGAGATCATGAAGCAGCATGTGATGCGGGGCGCTGAAGTTCTGTCAGGCACGACGGGGTTGACGGACCACTACCTGAAACCGGCGCTGGAACATCACGAACGCGTGGACGGGACTGGCTACCCCTATCAACTGCGCAAAGGCGAGCTCAGCCAGTTCGGGATGATCGCCGCCGTCGTAGACATTTACGATGCCATCACGAGCGAACGCTGCTACCACAAAGCCAAACCGGCGCATGAAGCGCTGCAATTCCTCTATCTCATCTCCCAAAAAGGTCATCTTGAACACACCCTCGTCCAACGATTTATCCAGATCGTCGGCGTCTATCCCGTCGGCTCAGTCGTCCGACTCAATACTGGAGAGATCGCAGTGGTCGGCCGGATCAATCGGAACACGCCGCTTGAGCCGGTGGTCATTGTGGTCAAAAGCGCCGGCAATACGATGATGTCGTATCCTGAAACGGTTGATCTTGCTCACACGGACGGGGCGCCCCGCCGATCTATTGTCGCAGTCACCGATCCCACCAGCACCGGTATCAATCCCACCGTCTACCTCGATCAGGAGCCGTCATGA